The genomic DNA ATCTCCCCGATCTCGGTGATCGACAACGTCGTCGATACCAGCAATTCCTTCGCGCGCGCGATCCGGCGGTCCAGGAGATACCGGTGCGGCGTCGTCCGGAATGCGCGAACGAACGCGCGGCGAAACGCGTCGATCGACATGTCCTCCGCCTCGGCCAGCGCTCGGAGGTCGAGATCGGGCGCACCCCCGTCGTTGAGCCGCTCGATGATCCGTCGTTGGGCGGCGACGTCCAACGACCGTACCGGTCGCGGCGGGGCCTTCCTGAGCCCGTACTGATCGAGGATGTGCAGTCGCATCACGTCGAGCAGGGACTCATGCAGGATCGTCGACACGGCATCACTTCGCCCGCAGGTGCTCGCCACCCTCTCGACGACGTGGTGCAGCAACGGATCCCGCTGCGCCACTACCGGGCGCAACTCGGTCGCCGCCGAGAGTGCCGCGGGGAGGGACACCCGGGCGAATTCGTACTCGGCGTGCTCGGCCGACATCGTGGATCTGTCGCCGGCCGGGACGACCCACACATTGCTCACGCGGGGTACGACGCACCCCGACGCCCCGCTGTCGAAGGCGAACTCCTTCGACCGCACCGTGCCCGACCGCCAGATCAGCACCTCGTGGCGCTGCCCCGAAATCGTCCACTCGGCGTTCTCCGCGAATTCCTGGCGGAAGAACCGGACGTCCATTCCACGCATCCGATG from Tsukamurella paurometabola includes the following:
- a CDS encoding helix-turn-helix transcriptional regulator; translation: MDVRFFRQEFAENAEWTISGQRHEVLIWRSGTVRSKEFAFDSGASGCVVPRVSNVWVVPAGDRSTMSAEHAEYEFARVSLPAALSAATELRPVVAQRDPLLHHVVERVASTCGRSDAVSTILHESLLDVMRLHILDQYGLRKAPPRPVRSLDVAAQRRIIERLNDGGAPDLDLRALAEAEDMSIDAFRRAFVRAFRTTPHRYLLDRRIARAKELLVSTTLSITEIGEMLGFSSPSHFATTFKRRVGESPSSYRATP